A segment of the Butyrivibrio fibrisolvens genome:
AAAATCTCCTTCTCTTTTTACATTAGCGACGTTAAGTTTTGGGTATGGTGTACAATCAAGCATGATAGTATTTCTCCTTACTAATCCATTTTATTTGTGATCTTTTATTGAAGTCTTGTAACTCAAATTCACGAATTGGTTCAAATGCTCTTTATTATCTTATACTATCATCTAGATTTTGTTTTTTATTCTCATTTGTTGTGATAAAAGGAATAGATTTTTTTATTAACAGGTATCTCCTATAAAAAGGCTATGCTATAAAAAAGCTCATACCACAAAATCTGGCATGAGCTTTTTATCACATATATTTTTTCGCTTTTTCTTCGGTTAAATTATACTGCTTACATATTTTCTGAATAATCTCAGCCTCTGAAACTTTCATATCTTTAAGTATTTTAACTGTTCCAGATATTCCCTCTATTCTGCCCTCTTCTTTAAATAGTTCCATTACTTCAGCTTCATTATATTCGGTATCCAGCATTCCTTCTACCTCCTCAAGATTAACTATAAGAAACTCTTTTATCAGGAATTCATCGGGCATCGCTTTTACTGCTTTTCTGGTTGCATCCTTTATTTCATATCCGCCAGCCTGACTGATGCAAATTTCATTTATCAGCCATGAATCTCCTTTGATTATAATTTTCATGTAGTACACTTGCAATATATGCCGAAGAAATAGTTACCCTTTAAGCCGTTCTTACAGCCAAAGTCTCATATTCTGTCACCAGTTCCTGTATCAGGTCATGTACAGATACGATTTCCTTTATCCTTCCAACATTACTTCCGCAAAAGATCAGTCCTTCATCTAGATTACCTTTTACAGCATTTATAAGAGCCTTAGTTATGCAATAAGGAGCGTCCTTGACGTTGCAGGTCTTTATGCACTGATAACACTTAGTGATCGCCAGCTTCTTCTCTTCTTTCTGCTTGATGAACTCATTTCGTATAGCGCGGCCGGGCATTCCAACAGGGCTGTCTATTATCTGTACGTCTTCTTCCGTAGCCTGTACGTATGCGTTCTTGAAAGCATCAGAAGCATCACACTCATTGGTTGCCACAAAGCGTGTTGCCATCTGAACTCCATCAGCTCCAAGCTGCATAAATCTGTTCATGTCGCTTCCATCCCAGACGCCGCCAGCTGCTATTACAGGGATTTCTTTTCCAGTCTCTTTCTCAAGCTCTCTGACAAAAGAAACCACTTCGGATGTGATCTTTTCAAGCTCCGGTTTTGATCCTTCTTCTGCAAATAGTTCTTCACGCTTAAATCCAAGATGCCCGCCTGCCTTAGGACCTTCGATCACGATCATATCCGGAACATAATTGTACTTCCTGCGCCATGTCTTAACTATAAGCTGGCAACAGCGAAGAGATGAAACTATAGGCGCAATCTTAGTCTTGCTACCCTCTATAAATTCAGGAAGATTAAGCGGAAGCCCCGCTCCTGAAATAATAAGATCGATTCCCTGCTTTACAAATTCCTTGACAAGCCCTGCATAGTCTGTCATAGCGACCATGATATTGGCTGCGATTATCTTATCAGGTCCTGCGATCTTCCTTGCCTTCTCTATCTCTGTCTTAATAGCACGCATATTGGCCTCTTTGGGATTTGTCTCAAAGTCAGGCTCAAGGTAGCCTATATCAGCTGCTGATAATACTCCGATTCCGCCTTCCCTACTAACTGTCCCTGCAAGTCTGTGAAGGGATACGCCTACTCCCATGCCTCCCTGAATGATGGGATACTTGCTACTTTTATCTCCAATTTTAAGTCCTTTGATCATATCCTACCTCCATTGTATTTCGAAACTATTTCATGTAGTTTTTATTACTACGTATGAAGGTATTATAAATCTGCGCAAAATATAATGCAATGTTTTTAATTAAATATTTTTATATATCATATCTGGCAAATTGAGTTTGTCTTTAGGATTAAAGAACTTCAGATATCATGCCTTGACTTTATAATAATTTAAAGACATGACAACACTTAATAAACCATCCATGTTAGCGCAGCTCCAAGAGATGAAGTCTGTTTTGTAAGTGGGAATTTTGATTTAGAATTTATAAAAACAATTATTTACTATCGTTTTATCCCTCTTTATCTTATTTTTGCTATCTGCTATATTAGATAAAGAAGTTCAAAAATATTCTATTTTCAATTCCGAAAATGATATGCCCACATTTTATTTACGATACTCTTTTAAGCCTAAATATTATAGATTGAAACTATTCTTGTATATGAATACAAAATGGAGGTGACAAGATTGAAAAAAATCATTTCTTCAACACTAATTATCATGATGTTATGCATTGCATGTAGTTTTGCACCTTTACATGTTTATGCAAAACCCAAAAATACTTTTCAAGATGCCGTTAATAACGCAATCTTAGTTCCCAAAACCCTATCTCCTACTGCTGATAGTATTTTATACAGAGTGGATGGTTGTATACTTTGTGGCGACCTGATGACAACTATGTCTGAGAATGACTTGAATACAACTGTGCAAGCATATCTCGCAGGTATAGTCACTGCTGATATGACGAACTATCAAAAACTCCTGGCTGTCTACAATTGGATCATTACAAATTTTGAATATGGAAATTATTCAGATGTATTTGGATATATGGATTGCTATGGATATACACGCGCATTTGTTTATCTTAGCAGGGGATTAGGTTTTCCGTCATACTTTGTCCACGGAGATGTCCGCACTACAAGCGGTGATTTCACAAATCACGCATGGGCAATTATTAAAGTAAGCGGAACTGAATATCTTTTTGATCCCAATATAGAGGATACAATTAAGCGAAAAAGCAGCTCTTCCACATTACAACGTTTTGCAGTTACATATTCATCTATGAATGGCAGATACGTGCCATGCCTGTCTTCCTGCGAATCAGATCTGTGGTCAAGAGCAGACAATACAGGTTTTATCACACATATCACTGCTGCTCAGGCAGCTGCAAGATTTGCATCATTCGTGCCATCTACAACAATTGAAAGCTTAGATTCTGCCTCTTCTAATGCAGATGTAAATGCACTTTTAACCTCTCCATTAAATAACAGTGAGTTTAATGCATACATTTATTACACCAGATATCCGGATCTTCAACAAGCTATCGGACCTAATGCAGAAATGTTATACTATCACTATATAAATATAGGCAAAAACGAAGGAAGAACTGCTATATAATAGCTAATCTTTTTTATGTAAACATTCAACTTTTCAAACATTTTTATATAATAAAACTTCCCGCTTACGTCTTGTAATACGGGAAGTTTTAATTAATTAATCAAATTATCAACATCATCCTGCACGAAAGCCCCTATGTACATATGTACTCTCTTCTTATGGTTCTCATTTTTGTCCAAGAGCTTTTAACATTGCATCCACATTTTGCTTCATGCGCTCTACGCTCCTTGTGCTGACAACAGCATACACATTCATATCCTGTCCGTATATCCAGGAAAAGGCAACTTGTGATACAGATAAGCCGGTTTCTTTTGCAATATCTTCGCAGACTTTAAGAGATGCCATGTTCTCTTCGCTTACATAGGTCTTGTAATTGTCAGATGACATGACTTTTTTGGCCCCTTTATAATCTTCACTTTTAAATCTGCCGCTAAAAAAGCCTGCTGCCATGGCAGAGTACGCTATGACAGGCATCTGATTGTCTATATACCACTTCCTTGCGTCTTCATTGTCATCACCTGCAATAGTGATGCACCCCGGCCAAGGCTCCCTGGTCGGAACAGCCATACTAAAGCATGGGCTTGATACGGCAAAAGGTATAAGGCCGTGGTCACTTGCATACCTGTTGGCCTCTTCTATTCTCTCATGAGTCCAGTTGGATCCGCCAAAACTCCTTATCTTACCTTCATTATAAAGATCATTTAGAAGTTCAACGATTTCGCCTACAGGAACTTCCGGATCGTCTCTATGTAATAAGTATATATCAACATAATCTGTACATAGCTTATCAAGGGATGTTTTAAGATCCTTCCTGACCTCTTTTTCTCTAAGGCGGCTCCTCCAGAGCATGTCCGGATGCCCGCCCTTGGTAAGCAGAGTTACCCTCTGCCTGTTATTGCCAATCTTAAGCCATCTTCCAACAGATTCTTCTGCATGACCATAAACTCTGGCAGTATCAATTGCAGTAACTCCCATGTTTACCATCTGTTCGATAAGATCATTACCATCACCACCTGACATAAAAGGCTCGGCGGCTGTTCCATAGAATATCCTTGAAACATCTACATCTTTCCCATCAATCCTGATCATTATATTTTAAAACTCCTTTATTTGGTTTCTCCTAGGTCTATGCCGAACTTCTCGATTGATTCAATGTAATTTAGTGCCTGTTCATAATTCATCATTTGCAATAATATACTCAAGAAGCAGATCACCTCATATGTATTATGTGAAAAAAAGCCGCCACTTTTACATGACGGCAAAAAAAATATTTATCATAAAATAGCAGCTTCTACAAGCATCTGCCTATGATTCATAGGAATGAAATCTGTCATTGCGCTGTACTTATCAGCTACAGTTATTATAAATCCCTCAATAGTACGAGGACGTGTGGGAGTCACAGGCCACATGTGATTGCCTATGATATCTCTTGCGGTATCATCAAGTCCACCAAGAAGACTATCTGCTATATCAACTGAATCTACAGGATGTTTCGTATAACACTCAGAGTTACTTGCATACTTGAAGTGTCTGCCTATAATGCCAAGGTCATGCAAGAGGGCGCATACGATAAGAAGCTGCCAGTTAGTCCTTATCTTGAAGACAACATAAAGGAAATGACATATGCAAAAGCATATGCATGCAACTCTGAAGCTATGTCTTGCAACGGTGGTAACGTGATGATGTGTCTGGAGATCTGCTTCCTGAAACTGTCTGGATGCCATGATCTTGGCTCCGACTAACTTAACTGTTTCCTGTGCTTCGTATCTTATCCTCAACATTAAAACCTTAATCCTTTAAAAAACATCAAACAAACAGATGTTTGTATTTTAATCTCAAATATATGCTTTTGCAATAATTAATTTCCACATTTATGATTTTTCTTATATTATCAACCTGCTGCTTGATCATATTTAATGTGATCTTCTCACATGGGCAATTCTATATCTCTAAAGAAGATGCAGGATCGGACTGTATATAAATCGCAAGTCGTAACCTCATTCATACCGCAACGCTTCAATAGGATTGAGCTTTGCAGCCTTGCCTGCCGGATAATATCCAAAGAACACTCCGAATACTATAGAGAAGAGTAGACATGCGGCGATACCTGTTACCGACGGGCTTCCCTGATAGTTCATGAGATTTGATGCAGCTATTCCAAATACAATACCCAGTATCACACCGATTATTCCGCCGATAAAACATACGACTACTGCTTCTGTAATGAACTGAAGCCTTATATAACCATTGGTAGCTCCAAGAGCTTTTCTGGTGCCTATCTCTCTGGTTCTCTCTGTAATAGATACGATCATGATGTTCATAACGCCGATTCCGCCTACCAGTAAAGATATGGCGCCAACTGCCATGAAGGCCATCTTCTGAGTATTAAGCATATTCTCCATTTCTTTAAGCTCAGCCTTCATGCTATAAGCATAGATTTCATAAGCATCATTGTTTTTATAGAAGTTCTCGTTCATATAATCAGTAAGATCGAAGGATAGCTGAGTCGGGTCAGCTCCGGCCTTGGTCAGAACATCAAAGCTTGTGATCCTGGCGCTGTCACGAAGCTGCCTTGTAGCTGTCTTATACGGAATATATGCACCTGTCTGGATGTCCTTTTGGCTGGTGCCGCTGCTATATCCGGTATCATGATATTCATATACTCCTACGATAGTATAGTTGTAGTATTTGCCGTTTATAACAACTTCGACATTCTGCCCAAGGGCGCCTTCATTATCACCACTGAACATATTCTGAACATATTTATCGCTCACAAGGATGACTTTTTTGCCATCTTCATAGTCTTTTGATACAAAACTTCTTCCTGCAAGCATTGTAAGATTGTTCTTTTTGATACCTGTGGCATTGCTTCCAATAAGGGTTATATTGGCATAGTTCTTCTTATCAGTGACTTTCACGCTGCCTACTTCTGCAGATATGGAGATGCCACTTATACTGCTGCCAAAAGTCTTCCGGATGCCTTCAAGCATCTGGCTCGAAACGTAGTCCTTGTCTTTCATAGCGCGGACATTCTCATCGTATTCTCCGTTCTCATCAGCTTTCTGAGTGAGGAATACGCTAACTACATTGGCACCCATATCTCCCATGGAATTCATAGTAGACTTATTCATAGCATCACTTACTGTCATGATAGCTATCATAGAAGCTATACCTATCACTATTCCCAGCATCGTAAGACATGTTCTTAATTTATTGGCATAAAGAGCTGAAAGAGACAGCTTTATATTTTCTAATATCATTTCTATTTTTTTTCCTTATTATGTATGAAAAAATAATACAGTCGGTCAAAAGTTACTTGCTGCCTTAACATAGGAATTTTGATTAGTTCCCTGTCTTTCGCCTATGATCATTCCATCACGAAGTGTCAGGATTCTCCCTGTCTCTTCTGCCAGTTCATTAGAGTGAGTGATGAAGACTATGGTTATCCCTTTTTCTTCGTTTAATTTGTGAAAAAGATCCATGACAGCCCTTCCGGTCGCGCTATCCAAAGCTCCTGTTGGCTCATCGGCAAGGATTATGGCTGGATCATTGACAAGAGCTCTTGCTATAGCAACTCTCTGTTTCTGACCACCTGAAAGCTCATCAGGCTTATGATCTGTCCTTTCGCCCATTCCTACAAGTTCTAACAGTTCCATGGCCTTTTCTTTTCTCTCTCTTGCCTTGACTCCTGCATAGAGCATGGGAAGTTCCACGTTCTTAAGAGCGCTCGTTCTGGGGATCAGGTTGTAAGTCTGGAATACAAAACCGATCTTTTGATTACGTATTGCACATAGCTGATTGTCTTTGGCCTTGGCTATATCAATTCCGTCAAGTATATAGGAGCCCTTCGTAGGCTTATCCAGTATACCTATTATATTCATAAGAGTAGATTTGCCGGATCCTGACTGACCTACTACGGATACAAACTCACCTTTTCTGACTTTAAGATCAACTCCATGTAGTATCTCAAGCTCATTTTCTTTACCAATATTAAATCTTTTAATGATGCCTCTTGCATCGATCATAATATCACTCATCAGTACATGCCTTCCGTAAAGTCTCCCGCATCCTCATTGCTGCCTGTATCAGTCATAAGATCAGGCATTTTAACTTCCATGCCTTCAGAGATTCCATCTCCTATTATCTGGACATAATAGTCTGTCTTAAGCCCATATGATACTGATATATTCTGAGTTGTCTGATTGCCGTCAGCATCTGTTCCTGTCACTACTTCTAAATATGGTTGACCGTTATCATCAATCTGAACAGATGACTCTGATACAGTTAGAGCATCTGTAACTTCCTGCTGGATGATAGTAAGCTTGGCAGTCATACCTATACGAAGTCTGTCACTTGGATTAGTGATGGTAACTTCTATAGGATAGTCTGTACTAGCGGATGTACCTGCAGATTCATTGGTAGAGGAAGATGCTGTTGTAGCCTTAGGAACAGGTGATACAAAAGTCAGGATTCCGTCCATGAGCTCATCCCCTGTTGTATCAGTCTTAATAGTAACCTTCATACCTTCATAGATATCACTTATGTCATACTGATCTACTGTAGCTGATACCTTGTATCCGCTATCAT
Coding sequences within it:
- a CDS encoding nitronate monooxygenase family protein gives rise to the protein MIKGLKIGDKSSKYPIIQGGMGVGVSLHRLAGTVSREGGIGVLSAADIGYLEPDFETNPKEANMRAIKTEIEKARKIAGPDKIIAANIMVAMTDYAGLVKEFVKQGIDLIISGAGLPLNLPEFIEGSKTKIAPIVSSLRCCQLIVKTWRRKYNYVPDMIVIEGPKAGGHLGFKREELFAEEGSKPELEKITSEVVSFVRELEKETGKEIPVIAAGGVWDGSDMNRFMQLGADGVQMATRFVATNECDASDAFKNAYVQATEEDVQIIDSPVGMPGRAIRNEFIKQKEEKKLAITKCYQCIKTCNVKDAPYCITKALINAVKGNLDEGLIFCGSNVGRIKEIVSVHDLIQELVTEYETLAVRTA
- a CDS encoding transglutaminase-like domain-containing protein — its product is MDGCILCGDLMTTMSENDLNTTVQAYLAGIVTADMTNYQKLLAVYNWIITNFEYGNYSDVFGYMDCYGYTRAFVYLSRGLGFPSYFVHGDVRTTSGDFTNHAWAIIKVSGTEYLFDPNIEDTIKRKSSSSTLQRFAVTYSSMNGRYVPCLSSCESDLWSRADNTGFITHITAAQAAARFASFVPSTTIESLDSASSNADVNALLTSPLNNSEFNAYIYYTRYPDLQQAIGPNAEMLYYHYINIGKNEGRTAI
- a CDS encoding aldo/keto reductase, with the translated sequence MIRIDGKDVDVSRIFYGTAAEPFMSGGDGNDLIEQMVNMGVTAIDTARVYGHAEESVGRWLKIGNNRQRVTLLTKGGHPDMLWRSRLREKEVRKDLKTSLDKLCTDYVDIYLLHRDDPEVPVGEIVELLNDLYNEGKIRSFGGSNWTHERIEEANRYASDHGLIPFAVSSPCFSMAVPTREPWPGCITIAGDDNEDARKWYIDNQMPVIAYSAMAAGFFSGRFKSEDYKGAKKVMSSDNYKTYVSEENMASLKVCEDIAKETGLSVSQVAFSWIYGQDMNVYAVVSTRSVERMKQNVDAMLKALGQK
- a CDS encoding HD domain-containing protein, producing MLRIRYEAQETVKLVGAKIMASRQFQEADLQTHHHVTTVARHSFRVACICFCICHFLYVVFKIRTNWQLLIVCALLHDLGIIGRHFKYASNSECYTKHPVDSVDIADSLLGGLDDTARDIIGNHMWPVTPTRPRTIEGFIITVADKYSAMTDFIPMNHRQMLVEAAIL
- a CDS encoding ABC transporter permease, which codes for MILENIKLSLSALYANKLRTCLTMLGIVIGIASMIAIMTVSDAMNKSTMNSMGDMGANVVSVFLTQKADENGEYDENVRAMKDKDYVSSQMLEGIRKTFGSSISGISISAEVGSVKVTDKKNYANITLIGSNATGIKKNNLTMLAGRSFVSKDYEDGKKVILVSDKYVQNMFSGDNEGALGQNVEVVINGKYYNYTIVGVYEYHDTGYSSGTSQKDIQTGAYIPYKTATRQLRDSARITSFDVLTKAGADPTQLSFDLTDYMNENFYKNNDAYEIYAYSMKAELKEMENMLNTQKMAFMAVGAISLLVGGIGVMNIMIVSITERTREIGTRKALGATNGYIRLQFITEAVVVCFIGGIIGVILGIVFGIAASNLMNYQGSPSVTGIAACLLFSIVFGVFFGYYPAGKAAKLNPIEALRYE
- a CDS encoding ABC transporter ATP-binding protein, with protein sequence MSDIMIDARGIIKRFNIGKENELEILHGVDLKVRKGEFVSVVGQSGSGKSTLMNIIGILDKPTKGSYILDGIDIAKAKDNQLCAIRNQKIGFVFQTYNLIPRTSALKNVELPMLYAGVKARERKEKAMELLELVGMGERTDHKPDELSGGQKQRVAIARALVNDPAIILADEPTGALDSATGRAVMDLFHKLNEEKGITIVFITHSNELAEETGRILTLRDGMIIGERQGTNQNSYVKAASNF